Proteins from one Porites lutea chromosome 3, jaPorLute2.1, whole genome shotgun sequence genomic window:
- the LOC140931561 gene encoding uncharacterized protein produces MPNLGKIGEFNSATTSINRYLERLEQYFVAISVPADSAESHKRRAILLSVIGAKAYDVVSEACSPIPPSEKTYAQLTTILKNHFAPKKLVIAERYRFHNCTQHEGESVTTFAANLKHLASTCQFGTHLNEPLRDRSVCGLRSKETQKKLLTEEHTLDVALKVALGAEAAEKDVAAFSQDSSASVNKVDSGNCRSFQPDQRRKGPGKRGKFNSSGSKIGHPRSQCKYRNYTCHSCGKVGHISEACKGKPQKVQPDRRIRTPSISPPDDSVDPFSLLLYNLISGQQGIEIPVELNRTSLLMELGTGAGASVISEETYKKLFIGTPLMPSNTRLRDTEDTHSGYTGNEAVEAEYSRLESEGIVERVEFSEWATPMVHVAKADGTTRSCGDYAVTVNPQLHVPQYPIPLPEDVFLKLRGGQRFTKVDFKSAYQLPLDPESQRLLPSIRTAVFSATKGYPSRVTLVPCSLFVNYEIEFKSSAEVASADALSRLPLQYRKDASVEEEIFHVAPQQLKRNPVSAAEIAKDTSRNPLLAKALFLTQNGWPINHCTDPELKPYFTRRHELSVEQGCRWLSGLCRLSSTQWSHQLTIPQALYRSTPYGTIGFSPAKLFLQRELRTRLSLVTPDTGSRLASQQDKMNSNHDKFAKYRKIAVGDSVLARDHLSRQKWQAGTVVPFKSS; encoded by the exons ATGCCAAACCTCGGCAAAATAGGAGAGTTCAATTCAGCTACTACAAGCATCAATCGCTACCTGGAGCGACTGGAACAATATTTTGTGGCAATCAGCGTTCCCGCCGATTCTGCAGAGTCACACAAACGAAGAGCAATCCTACTTTCTGTTATTGGCGCCAAGGCTTACGATGTTGTTTCGGAAGCCTGCTCACCGATTCCTCCTTCTGAGAAAACGTATGCACAGCTCACCACTATCCTAAAGAATCATTTCGCACCGAAGAAACTGGTTATTGCCGAAAGATACCGATTCCACAATTGTACACAACACGAAGGCGAGAGTGTCACAACGTTCGCTGCTAATCTGAAACATCTGGCTTCAACTTGCCAGTTCGGCACACACCTGAATGAACCTTTACGCGATCGTTCCGTCTGTGGTCTTCGCAGTAAGGAGACACAAAAGAAACTGCTAACCGAGGAACACACTTTAGATGTAGCACTGAAGGTCGCCCTCGGCGCCGAAGCTGCCGAAAAGGATGTTGCTGCGTTCTCGCAAGATAGTTCAGCTTCCGTTAACAAAGTCGACTCTGGTAATTGTCGAAGTTTTCAGCCTGACCAACGTCGTAAGGGTCCTGGAAAACGAGGCAAGTTCAATTCCTCCGGTAGCAAAATAGGGCACCCACGTTCTCAGTGTAAATACAGAAATTACACTTGTCATTCTTGCGGTAAAGTTGGTCACATCTCGGAGGCATGCAAAGGGAAACCTCAGAAAGTGCAACCAGATAGAAGGATCAGAACCCCCTCAATTAGTCCTCCCGATGATTCGGTTGATCCTTTTTCTCTCTTACTATACAACCTGATCTCAGGCCAGCAAGGTATTGAGATACCCGTTGAACTGAACAGAACCTCTCTTCTAATGGAATTAGGCACTGGTGCAGGCGCGTCAGTTATTTCAGAAGAAACTTACAAGAAACTCTTCATTGGCACACCCCTCATGCCGTCCAATACTCGCCTACGTGATACAGAGGACACCCACTCAGGGTACACGGGCAAC GAAGCTGTTGAAGCTGAATACAGCCGTCTCGAGTCAGAAGGAATTGTCGAACGGGTGGAATTCAGTGAATGGGCTACCCCAATGGTTCATGTCGCCAAGGCAGATGGAACCACACGTTCTTGTGGTGATTATGCCGTTACTGTCAACCCCCAGCTTCACGTCCCTCAGTATCCAATTCCCCTCCCGGAAGATGTATTCTTAAAACTGCGGGGTGGACAACGTTTCACTAAGGTCGACTTCAAGAGTGCCTACCAGCTCCCATTGGATCCTGAAAGCCAGCGGTTGTTACCATCAATACGCACAGCGGTCTTTAGCGCTACAAAAGGCTACCCTTCG CGTGTAACGCTGGTCCCTTGTTCTCTCTTTGTAAACTACGAAATTGAATTCAAGTCATCTGCTGAAGTAGCCAGCGCTGACGCCTTGTCAAGGCTCCCACTTCAGTACAGGAAAGATGCAAGTGTGGAAGAGGAAATCTTTCATGTGGCCCCTCAGCAGTTGAAACGAAACCCAGTTTCTGCCGCCGAAATCGCCAAGGACACATCTAGGAACCCCTTGTTAGCGAAAGCTCTGTTTCTTACGCAGAATGGTTGGCCTATTAATCACTGCACCGATCCTGAGCTCAAGCCATACTTCACCCGCAGACACGAACTCTCTGTGGAGCAAGGCTGCC GCTGGCTGAGCGGTTTGTGCAGACTTTCAAGTACGCAATGGAGTCATCAGCTGACGATCCCACAAGCTCTATACAGAAGCACACCATACGGTACTATCGGCTTTTCCCCCGCCAAGCTATTCTTACAGCGAGAACTTCGCACTCGATTGTCTCTGGTTACACCTGATACTGGATCTCGCTTGGCCAGCCAGCAAGACAAAATGAACTCCAATCACGACAAGTTTGCAAAATACAGAAAGATAGCTGTAGGTGACAGTGTTCTCGCACGTGACCACCTATCGAGACAGAAGTGGCAAGCTGGTACTGTCGTTCCTTTCAAGTCCAGTTGA